A genomic stretch from Aedes albopictus strain Foshan chromosome 2, AalbF5, whole genome shotgun sequence includes:
- the LOC134288392 gene encoding uncharacterized protein LOC134288392: MAKRGPKKRSAAALFDSIRTNVENDAAGKTFSDAAVQTDQSEFESAAGANLSDAKLNKCLTLLAHANAKLDALGSSGSSRCQHECQAIGVQKIPMEPVKSLRELELLEENTKQKEFVASMMASIGQLHGRKRYTGKGGSVCLQIVDYFFDRQFLLQCSWTGTGRKHSEQEQVLRKIPFSKFESTIKLFHQTVLQSDPEYSFDECKAFLHRCLRNAKQRFEEIGGVRKPAARKRKLRDANEQEEEYEEEIVEDESGQSSLMYVEDIDQVGGSRGVWEIIDIKRCRERCHAVAGDA; encoded by the coding sequence ATGGCAAAACGCGGCCCAAAAAAGCGATCGGCAGCTGCGCTTTTTGACTCCATTCGGACGAACGTCGAAAACGATGCGGCTGGCAAAACATTTTCTGATGCTGCCGTACAAACCGATCAAAGTGAGTTCGAGTCGGCAGCAGGTGCTAACTTATCCGACGCAAAATTGAACAAGTGCTTGACTCTACTCGCTCACGCGAACGCAAAACTGGATGCTCTGGGCTCTTCCGGATCATCACGTTGCCAGCACGAATGTCAGGCCATCGGAGTTCAGAAAATACCAATGGAACCAGTGAAAAGTCTACGTGAACTCGAGTTGCTGGAGGAGAATACCAAACAGAAGGAGTTTGTTGCATCAATGATGGCTTCGATTGGTCAACTACACGGTCGTAAGCGATATACAGGAAAAGGAGGATCCGTGTGTCTACAGATAGTGGACTATTTTTTTGACCGCCAGTTTTTGCTGCAATGCTCGTGGACCGGAACAGGGCGTAAACATTCTGAGCAAGAACAAGTGCTCCGGAAGATCCCGTTCAGCAAGTTCGAAAGCACGATTAAATTGTTTCACCAGACCGTGCTTCAGTCAGATCCAGAATATTCTTTTGACGAGTGCAAGGCGTTTTTACATCGGTGTTTGCGGAATGCTAAGCAGCGTTTTGAGGAAATAGGTGGAGTACGCAAACCTGCCGCACGCAAAAGGAAGCTCCGCGACGCGAACGAACAGGAAGAAGAGTACGAAGAGGAGATCGTTGAGGATGAAAGCGGTCAGTCATCTCTCATGTATGTGGAGGATATTGATCAGGTCGGAGGAAGCCGCGGAGTGTGGGAGATCATTGATATAAAGCGATGCCGAGAGCGATGCCATGCTGTTGCTGGGGACGCTTGA